One part of the Thermoanaerobacterium sp. CMT5567-10 genome encodes these proteins:
- a CDS encoding MurR/RpiR family transcriptional regulator, whose product MDKNEDIIKRIQNNYTQLSKSQKIIAEYIINHYDKAAFMTAAKLGSSINISESTVVRFANTLGYDGYPELQSALQELIKNKLTTVQRLEMTDETDEISILNNVLKSDIENIKETKEEIDKNSFKEVVDNIFKAKKIYIIGFRSSTAIAEYLGFYLNLILENVILVKPGISDVFEQMLRVDSDDLVIGIGFPRYSKRTLEVLKYAKSQNAKIVVITDSLISPLTEIADEILLAKSNMASFVDSLVAPLSLINALIVSVGIREKDKITDTFEKLENIWNEYEIYLSKNA is encoded by the coding sequence ATGGATAAAAATGAAGATATAATAAAAAGAATACAAAATAACTATACTCAATTAAGCAAAAGCCAAAAAATTATAGCAGAATACATAATAAATCATTATGATAAAGCTGCTTTTATGACAGCAGCAAAGTTGGGTAGTAGTATTAATATCAGTGAATCTACTGTTGTAAGATTTGCAAATACTTTGGGGTATGACGGCTATCCTGAGTTACAAAGTGCTTTGCAAGAATTAATAAAAAATAAATTGACTACTGTTCAAAGACTTGAGATGACAGATGAAACTGACGAAATTTCTATTTTAAATAATGTGCTAAAGTCCGATATTGAAAATATCAAGGAGACAAAAGAAGAAATAGATAAAAATTCATTTAAAGAAGTTGTTGATAATATTTTTAAAGCAAAAAAGATATATATTATTGGATTTAGAAGTTCGACTGCGATAGCTGAATATTTAGGGTTTTATTTAAATTTGATACTTGAAAATGTGATATTAGTAAAACCAGGAATATCTGACGTTTTTGAGCAAATGCTTCGCGTAGATTCTGATGATTTGGTAATTGGAATAGGCTTTCCTAGATATTCAAAGAGAACGCTGGAAGTATTGAAATATGCTAAATCACAGAATGCTAAAATAGTTGTGATAACTGACAGCCTTATATCTCCGCTTACAGAAATTGCAGATGAAATATTATTAGCAAAAAGCAATATGGCATCTTTTGTTGATTCGTTAGTAGCTCCATTAAGCTTAATAAATGCACTTATTGTTTCTGTCGGCATAAGAGAAAAAGATAAAATAACAGATACGTTTGAAAAGTTAGAAAATATCTGGAACGAATACGAAATTTATTTATCGAAAAATGCTTAA